A single genomic interval of Pyrus communis chromosome 5, drPyrComm1.1, whole genome shotgun sequence harbors:
- the LOC137734090 gene encoding inactive protein RESTRICTED TEV MOVEMENT 2-like, whose product MAYQIPNRSRTSSANTRPRQSHRLIYEDFQPHFELKEEEEAHIVQVHLPGFKKEQARITYMNNPGVIRVYGQRPLDNNIWSRFNQTFPVQRNCDASKIHGKFSNGILTITIPKKFITWTATAEPAATTVKPKPHEVQEDPIPSKPSLTTPAGPPTDTSSDTNGREVISQTAAASARGEQQRGKTSAQEAAAAAASKAEKATFTARDEKEMDDKNGRPPLAPPKGTAAETKAHEDTEDEALPKPISSIQKEKQRDEKRLIPLTGPETGIGEPKSDEGDQDGKRGKASVKSVYRTGVENKDQKEAKGKADAEPKNAENVVKTNINKERETDERSKEASALLKILEREKNKDRGFSKPKEEGSIAAHVMAAAKERMKNLGSGMNDEEKQKLIKMGAAVLVIMVLGASASYSLWSSGKGKN is encoded by the exons ATGGCATACCAAATCCCAAACCGATCCCGAACCTCCAGTGCTAATACCCGCCCAAGACAATCCCATCGTCTCATTTATGAAGATTTCCAGCCCCACTTTGAATtgaaggaagaggaggaagctCACATTGTACAAGTTCATCTGCCTg gttttaagaaGGAACAGGCTAGGATTACCTATATGAATAACCCTGGTGTGATTAGGGTTTATGGACAAAGACCTCTCGACAACAACATATGGAGCCGTTTCAACCAAACATTTCCGGTTCAACGGAATTGCGACGCAAGTAAAATTCATGGCAAATTTAGCAATGGGATTCTTACCATTACAATACCAAAGAAATTCATCACATGGACTGCAACAGCCGAACCTGCTGCAACCACGGTCAAGCCGAAGCCACACGAAGTTCAAGAGGACCCAATTCCTTCAAAGCCGAGTTTGACAACACCGGCAGGCCCTCCGACAGACACCTCTTCGGATACAAATGGTCGGGAAGTTATTTCTCAAACAGCTGCTGCTTCTGCTCGAGGTGAACAACAAAGGGGCAAGACAAGTGCTCAagaagctgctgctgctgccgcaTCAAAGGCAGAAAAGGCTACTTTCACTGCCAGAGATGAAAAAGAAATGGATGACAAGAATGGTCGTCCTCCATTAGCTCCTCCGAAAGGCACTGCAGCTGAGACAAAAGCACATGAGGATACGGAGGATGAGGCTCTTCCAAAACCAATTTCATCGATCCAGAAGGAAAAACAAAGGGATGAGAAGAGGCTGATACCGTTGACTGGTCCGGAAACAGGCATAGGCGAGCCCAAGTCTGACGAGGGTGATCAGGATGGAAAGAGAGGAAAGGCTTCTGTCAAGAGTGTTTATCGCACGGGGGTTGAAAACAAGGATCAGAAAGAAGCAAAAGGAAAGGCTGATGCAGAACCGAAGAATGCTGAGAACGTTGTCAAAACTAATATAAACAAGGAAAGGGAGACCGATGAGAGAAGCAAAGAAGCAAGTGCCCTCCTTAAGATTTTGGAGAGGGAAAAGAACAAGGACAGGGGTTTCAGTAAGCCTAAAGAGGAGGGTTCTATTGCTGCACATGTGATGGCTGCTGCAAAGGAGCGTATGAAAAATCTCGGAAGCGGGATGAATGATGAAGAGAAGCAGAAGTTGATCAAAATGGGCGCAGCGGTTCTAGTTATTATGGTGCTAGGGGCTTCTGCATCCTACAGTTTGTGGTCCTCTGGGAAAGGCAAAAACTAA
- the LOC137735455 gene encoding transcription factor DIVARICATA-like — translation MSKKPNKKQQKPEKTPSPRMFQETAPCWSDVAQSAASAPWTRFEDKLFEQALVRFSDDLPDRWERIAQELPGKTPKEVLEHYEDLVHDVLEIDSGRVNLPCYADECWDTAGQITFGSKVNKHGEPERKKGTPWTPQEHKLFLIGLKKFGRGDWRSISRNVVVTRTPTQVASHAQKYFLRQSSVKKERKRSSIHDITTVESNSVPVPADRNWIPPPADPTHQSPLQQLTPQSRVPDQGGLLGYQDFGYPM, via the exons ATGTCcaagaaaccaaacaaaaaacaacaaaaacccgAAAAAACCCCAAGCCCGCGAATGTTCCAAGAAACGGCCCCGTGTTGGTCGGACGTGGCTCAGTCGGCGGCGTCGGCTCCGTGGACTCGGTTTGAAGACAAGCTGTTTGAGCAGGCGCTGGTCAGGTTCTCCGACGACTTGCCCGATCGGTGGGAGAGGATCGCCCAAGAGCTACCGGGCAAGACTCCTAAAGAGGTTTTGGAGCACTACGAGGATTTGGTGCACGATGTCTTGGAGATCGATTCCGGCCGGGTCAATTTGCCGTGTTATGCTGATGAGTGCTGGGACACGGCCGGTCAGATCACTTTTGGGTCCAAGGTCAATAAGCATGGCGAGCCTGAGAGGAAGAAGGGAACTCCTTGGACTCCACAAGAACACAA GTTATTTCTAATCGGACTAAAAAAGTTTGGTAGGGGCGACTGGAGGAGCATTTCAAGAAATGTGGTTGTGACAAGAACACCAACCCAAGTAGCAAGCCATGCCCAGAAGTATTTCCTTCGCCAAAGCTCAgtgaaaaaggaaaggaaaagatCAAGCATTCACGACATAACCACTGTAGAGAGTAACTCGGTACCAGTGCCTGCTGATCGCAATTGGATTCCTCCACCTGCAGATCCGACTCATCAGTCTCCATTGCAACAGTTGACCCCGCAGAGTCGTGTGCCTGATCAGGGGGGTTTGTTGGGGTACCAAGACTTCGGCTATCCGATGTAA
- the LOC137735619 gene encoding inactive poly [ADP-ribose] polymerase RCD1-like — protein MEAKVAKVLDSGRRVMLGLKRKRATRYATYFPGATHRVSQRPSLNKLAKRRKLYGCKSKLMSRGSQRSLLVSYSNFSRSGVPQRLMFYQSGEWTDFPQDLVDLVRKDLQVKKETVNIKSHGEHYVLDFLHMFRLDLKTGLQQPIAWIDEAGNCFFPEIYAEDDDEPNWYCPPEGGKGLEPWAEDQSESHEIRLHLEIEINGMGQSGLNECSGESNAFVKKIQVDQIPASNRDGIEVENSCNRKPGLNVDEYSEDNEAMTKNLASATEIEPNWYCPPDGGKGLEPWAEDQCESREIRLHLEIEINGMGQSGLNECSGESNGFVKKIQVDQIPASNRDGIEVENSCNRKPGLNVDEYSVDNEAMTKNLARATKIEKEKLDCDTVRKIFLKGMSNFDSVEVLDIYKCSSTLMQARLELFQKQVEIMKTFRGDANIRYAWLASSKGELSTIMMYGLGHSGLATNKSIYGTGVHLTEASFSNTCASSCDVDENGARHMILCRVIMGNMELLHPGSKQFHPSSKDFDSGVDGLQDPKHYIVWNMNMNTHICPEFVVSFKITSNTEGHLIGTATKVGASGVGTSCQGPQGSSAVDTGSETQPLSDSGKSHGNNSQMISKPGRFQGETTTTGSAPQRTPKSPWMPFPMLFSAIENKVPPEDMKQVNVHYDLFRERKITRDEFVKKLRLVVGDTLLRSTITELQCKIPHKAMSKLEVPKTGLRCLK, from the exons ATGGAAGCAAAGGTCGCAAAGGTATTGGATAGTGGTCGAAGAGTTATGCTCGGCTTAAAGAGAAAGCGGGCAACTCGGTATGCAACATATTTTCCTGGAGCTACACACAGAGTGTCACAGAGGCCGAGCTTGAACAAGCTTGCCAAGCGAAGGAAATTATATGGATGCAAAAGTAAGCTTATGAGCCGAGGATCTCAACGATCCTTACTTGTATCTTATTCAAATTTTTCAAGGAGTGGTGTGCCACAGCGTCTAATGTTTTATCAGAGTGGTGAATGGACTGATTTTCCTCAGGATCTTGTTGACTTGGTTAGGAAAGACCTACAGGTCAAGAAGGAAACTGTGAACATCAAATCACATGGTGAACATTATGTGCTAGATTTTTTGCATATGTTCCGATTGGACTTGAAAACTGGTCTACAGCAACCTATTGCTTGGATTGATGAAGCTGGTAATTGTTTCTTTCCAGAAATTTATGCTGAGGACGATGATGAACCAAATTGGTACTGCCCCCCTGAAGGTGGCAAAGGTTTGGAACCCTGGGCTGAAGATCAGAGTGAATCACATGAGATAAGACTGCACctggaaattgaaataaatggtATGGGTCAATCTGGGTTGAATGAATGTAGTGGGGAGTCGAATGCCTTTGTAAAGAAAATTCAGGTTGATCAAATACCTGCCAGCAATCGTGATGGTATAGAAGTTGAGAATAGTTGCAACAGGAAACCTGGTCTAAACGTTGATGAGTATTCTGAAGATAATGAAGCAATGACAAAGAATTTAGCTAGCGCAACTGAGATTGAACCAAATTGGTACTGCCCACCTGACGGTGGCAAAGGTTTGGAACCCTGGGCTGAAGATCAGTGTGAATCACGTGAGATAAGACTGCACctggaaattgaaataaatggtATGGGTCAATCTGGGTTGAATGAATGTAGTGGGGAGTCGAATGGCTTTGTAAAGAAAATTCAGGTTGATCAAATACCTGCCAGCAATCGTGATGGTATAGAAGTTGAGAATAGTTGCAACAGGAAACCTGGTCTAAACGTTGATGAGTATTCTGTAGATAATGAAGCAATGACAAAGAATTTAGCTAGAGCAACTAAGATTGAAAAGGAAAAGTTGGATTGTGATACTGTGCGTAAGATATTCCTTAAAGGAATGAGCAACTTTGATAGTGTAGAAGTACTTGATATATACAAATGCTCAAGTACTCTGATGCAAGCACGATTGGAACTTTTTCAGAAGCAGGTAGAAATTATGAAAACGTTTCGTGGTGATGCAAATATACGATACGCTTGGCTTGCTTCTTCTAAAGGAGAGCTGTCAACTATAATGATGTATGGGCTTGGTCATTCTGGGCTAGCCACGAACAAGTCCATATATGGAACTGGTGTTCATCTCACAGAAGCTAGCTTCTCTAACACCTG TGCAAGTTCTTGTGATGTTGACGAAAATGGGGCACGACACATGATATTATGTCGTGTCATAATGGGAAATATGGAGTTACTTCACCCTGGAAGTAAGCAATTCCATCCCAGTAGCAAAGACTTTGATAGTGGGGTGGATGGTCTTCAGGATCCAAAACATTATATTGTCTGGAATATGAACATGAATACACACATATGTCCAGAATTTGTTGTTAGTTTCAAGATCACATCCAATACTGAAG GACATCTAATTGGAACTGCGACTAAAGTTGGTGCTTCTGGGGTTGGGACATCCTGCCAAGGACCACAGGGCTCGTCTGCAGTTGATACA GGGAGCGAGACTCAGCCACTTTCTGATTCTGGGAAATCTCATGGAAACAATAGTCAAATGATTTCAAAGCCTGGAAGATTTCAGGGGGAAACCACTACCACTGGTTCTGCTCCTCAAAGAACCCCTAAATCACCCTGGATGCCTTTCCCCATGTTGTTTTCTGCTATTGAAAATAAAGTTCCTCCTGAAGATATGAAACAAGTTAATGTTCATTATGACTTGTTCAGG gaaagaaagataACTCGTGATGAATTTGTGAAAAAGTTGAGGTTGGTTGTTGGAGATACTTTGTTGAGGTCTACGATAACAGAACTTCAGTGTAAG ATACCTCATAAAGCAATGAGTAAATTGGAAGTTCCAAAGACGGGTTTACGCTGCCTCAAGTAG
- the LOC137734089 gene encoding protein RBL-like — protein sequence MNAPIIDPLQGDFPEVIEEYLEHGVMKCIAFNRRGTLLAAGCSDGNCIIWDFETRGIAKELHDKDCVAAITSVCWSKYGHRILVSAADKSLTLWDVVSGEKIMRTVLQQTPLQARLHPGSPTPSLCLACPLSSAPIIVDLNTGSTVVLPVSIPDSNPGLVPLSRNKISEGTPPFSPTAACFNKYGDLIYAGNSKGEILVIDYKSVQVRAVVPISGGSVIKNIVFSRNGQYLLTNSNDRTIRIYENLLPLKDGLKTLDDLNETLDGTDGIEKLKAVGSKCLTLFREFQDAITKMHWKAPCFSGDGEWVIGGSASKGEHKIYIWDRAGHLVKILEGPKEALIDLVWHPVHPIVVSVSLTGLVYIWAKDYTENWSAFAPDFKELEENEEYVEREDEFDLIPETEKVKGSDINEDDEVDIVTVEKDSAFSDSDMSQEELCFLPAIPSPDVPDQQDKCIESSSKLVDSNSGSPISEEGTPNGCAIDHASSPLEEDAGATRLKRKRKPSEKGLEFQA from the exons ATGAACGCCCCAATTATCG ACCCATTACAAGGGGATTTCCCAGAAGTGATAGAGGAGTATTTGGAGCATGGCGTTATGAAATGCATCGCCTTCAACCGCCGCGGTACCCTTCTTGCTG CGGGGTGCTCTGATGGAAATTGCATCATCTGGGATTTTGAGACCAGGGGCATTGCCAAGGAGCTTCATGATAAAGATTGTGTTGCTGCGATAACTAGTGTATGTTGGTCAAAGTATGGCCATCGCATTCTTGTGTCTGCTGCAGACAAGTCGTTGACACTATGGGATGTTGTCAGTGGAGAGAAGATAATGCGAACAGTACTGCAACAAACCCCTTTACAAGCTCGGCTTCATCCTGGTTCGCCTACTCCATCTCTTTGCCTGGCATGCCCTCTCTCTTCTGCTCCCATCATTGTTGACTTGAATACTGGAAGCACAGTTGTTCTTCCAGTTTCCATTCCTGACTCTAACCCAGGACTTGTCCCTCTGTCACGGAACAAAATCTCTGAGGGAACTCCACCTTTCTCTCCTACTGCTGCTTGCTTTAATAAGTATGGTGATCTAATTTATGCGGGGAACTCCAAAGGTGAAATACTTGTAATAGATTATAAAAGTGTTCAAGTGCGTGCCGTGGTTCCCATTTCTGGAGGTTCTGTGATTAAGAACATCGTATTCAGCAGGAATGGACAGTATTTGCTTACAAATTCAAATGATAGAACAATCAGGATCTACGAGAACCTTCTGCCTCTGAAAGATGGACTTAAAACCCTGGATGACCTAAATGAGACCCTTGATGGAACTGATGGTATTGAGAAGTTGAaagctgttggatcaaaatgCTTAACACTTTTCCGTGAGTTTCAAGATGCCATCACAAAGATGCATTGGAAAGCACCTTGTTTCAGTGGTGATGGTGAGTGGGTGATTGGTGGTTCTGCAAGCAAAGGAGAACACAAGATTTACATATGGGATAGGGCCGGGCATCTTGTGAAAATTCTTGAAGGGCCAAAGGAAGCCTTGATCGATTTGGTGTGGCATCCTGTTCACCCCATTGTTGTCTCTGTTTCACTGACTGGTTTGGTTTATATCTGGGCTAAAGATTACACTGAGAACTGGAGTGCATTTGCTCCTGATTTCAAAGAGCTTGAGGAAAATGAGGAATACGTAGAACGAGAAGATGAGTTTGATCTAATCCCTGAAACTGAGAAG GTAAAAGGATCTGATATTAATGAAGATGATGAAGTTGATATTGTGACAGTGGAGAAGGATTCAGCTTTCAGTGATTCAGATATGTCACAGGAAGAGCTTTGCTTTTTACCTGCAATTCCTTCTCCTGATGTTCCGGACCAACAAGACAAGTGCATAGAGAGTTCATCAAAGTTGGTGGATAGTAATTCTGGCTCCCCTATTTCAGAAGAGGGCACACCAAATGGATGTGCAATTGATCATGCATCAAGTCCACTTGAAG AGGATGCTGGAGCAACACGCTTGAAAAGAAAACGGAAGCCTTCCGAGAAGGGGTTGGAGTTTCAGGCTTAG
- the LOC137733916 gene encoding uncharacterized protein yields MAWVSLPVVGLLLVWWWMGFVTVKADYIKYKDPSQPPAARVGDLLSRMTLEEKIGQMVQIDRSVASADTMKTYYIGSVLSGGGSAPLPEASAEDWVNMINEFQKGALSSRLGIPMIYGIDAVHGHNNVYNATIFPHNVGLGATRDPELVRRIGSATALETRATGIPYVFAPCIAVCRDPRWGRCYESYSEDHKIVEEMTEIIPGLQGDIPANSRKGVPYVGGKKKVAACAKHFVGDGGTSRGINENNTVTDRHELLSIHMPAYSDSIIKGVSTVMISYSSWNGEKMHANHDLITNFLKGTLKFKGFVISDWEGIDRITSPPHSNYTYSVQASVLAGIDMVMVPFNYKEFINDLINLVKTNVVPMDRIDDAVGRILLVKFTMGLFENPLADLSLVNELGSQAHRDLAREAVRKSLVLLKNGKSKNNTDPVIPLPKKVSKILVVGSHADNLGYQCGGWTMTWQGFSGNNYTSGTTILGAINSTVDSSTEVIYSENPDGNFVKSNNFAYAIVVVGEHPYVETLGDSTNLTMVEPGPSVISNVCESVKCIVILITGRPIVIEPYISSIDALVAAWLPGSEGQGITDVLFGDHGFSGKLPRTWFRTVDQLPMNVGDSHYDPLFPLGHGLETESVKQLVARSTSAGAVARPCIFVVVVALILSL; encoded by the exons ATGGCTTGGGTTTCGTTACCCGTGGTGGGTTTGTTGTTGGTTTGGTGGTGGATGGGTTTTGTAACGGTCAAAGCCGATTACATCAAGTACAAAGATCCATCCCAACCACCGGCTGCTCGAGTTGGAGACCTTCTTAgtagaatgactcttgaagagAAGATTGGTCAGATGGTGCAGATTGATAGGAGTGTTGCCTCTGCTGATACTATGAAAACTTACTATATTG GTAGTGTATTGAGCGGTGGTGGCAGTGCACCACTTCCAGAAGCTAGTGCTGAAGACTGGGTTAACATGATTAATGAATTTCAGAAGGGAGCCCTATCTAGTCGTTTGGGCATTCCAATGATCTATGGCATTGATGCTGTTCATGGACACAATAATGTCTATAATGCTACAATATTTCCCCATAATGTTGGGCTTGGAGCTACCAG GGACCCTGAACTGGTACGAAGAATTGGTTCTGCAACTGCTCTTGAAACCCGAGCTACGGGGATTCCTTATGTATTTGCTCCGTGCATTGCG GTATGTAGAGATCCAAGATGGGGTCGATGTTATGAAAGCTACAGTGAAGATCACAAAATTGTGGAGGAAATGACAGAGATTATTCCAGGTTTGCAGGGAGATATCCCTGCTAATTCTCGGAAAGGAGTGCCATATGTTGGTGGAAA GAAAAAGGTTGCAGCTTGTGCAAAGCACTTCGTCGGTGATGGTGGGACAAGCAGGGGCATTAATGAGAACAACACTGTGACTGACCGGCATGAGTTGCTTAGCATCCACATGCCTGCCTATTCTGATTCGATCATCAAGGGTGTCTCAACCGTGATGATTTCCTACTCCAGTTGGAATGGGGAAAAGATGCATGCAAACCATGATCTAATTACGAACTTCCTCAAGGGCACCCTTAAATTTAAG GGTTTTGTTATATCGGATTGGGAGGGTATTGACAGGATTACCTCGCCACCACATTCAAACTACACATACTCTGTCCAAGCTTCAGTTCTAGCTGGAATTGATATG GTCATGGTCCCTTTCAATTATAAAGAGTTCATTAATGATCTCATTAACCTTGTCAAGACTAACGTGGTTCCAATGGATCGTATTGATGATGCTGTGGGAAGGATTCTACTTGTCAAGTTCACCATGGGTCTTTTTGAGAACCCTTTGGCTGATCTCAGCCTAGTCAATGAGCTTGGAAGCCAG GCTCACAGAGATTTGGCAAGGGAGGCTGTCAGAAAATCCCTTGTGCTTTTGAAGAACGGGAAAAGCAAGAACAATACAGATCCTGTCATACCTCTTCCCAAGAAGGTGTCCAAAATTCTAGTCGTTGGCAGTCATGCTGATAATCTGGGTTACCAATGCGGTGGATGGACAATGACATGGCAAGGATTCAGTGGCAACAACTATACAAGCG GGACTACAATTCTTGGTGCTATAAACTCAACAGTTGACTCAAGCACAGAAGTTATCTACAGCGAAAATCCTGATGGCAATTTTGTTAAGTCCAACAACTTTGCATATGCTATTGTTGTGGTTGGCGAGCACCCTTATGTTGAGACTTTGGGAGACAGCACAAATCTAACAATGGTGGAACCTGGCCCTAGTGTCATCAGCAATGTGTGTGAAAGTGTCAAGTGCATTGTTATCTTAATTACTGGCAGACCTATCGTAATTGAACCATACATTTCCTCGATTGATGCTCTGGTGGCAGCATGGTTGCCAGGCTCTGAAGGTCAAGGTATTACTGATGTCCTTTTTGGGGATCATGGATTCAGCGGAAAGCTTCCAAGGACATGGTTCAGAACTGTAGATCAACTCCCAATGAATGTTGGGGATTCACACTATGATCCACTTTTCCCGTTAGGGCATGGACTTGAAACTGAGTCAGTCAAGCAGCTTGTAGCAAG GTCAACCTCAGCTGGTGCTGTTGCAAGGCCATGCATATTTGTCGTCGTGGTTGCTCTAATTCTGAGCTTATAG
- the LOC137734878 gene encoding large ribosomal subunit protein cL37-like yields the protein MGLLLYSNPLPLNTASSRSSSFSSPSPTSSPSPFSATISWMHMKPNGLRPKFFSGVRLRMPVVKGSGSVVVKASSDIDGTAAANEGSEPLPDSKEEVAVPVDKLPLESKLQERLEQKAKMQLAKKIRLRRNRLVRKRKLRKKGRWPPSKMKKLKNV from the exons ATGGGTCTTCTTCTCTACTCCAATCCTCTCCCTCTCAACACCGCTTCGTCccgttcttcttctttttcttcgcCGTCTCCAACTTCATCACCTTCACCTTTCTCTGCAACTa TTTCATGGATGCACATGAAACCAAATGGTCTGCGTCCGAAATTTTTCAGCGGAGTTCGACTTCGTATGCCCGTTGTGAAAGGGTCAGGTTCAGTAGTTGTTAAGGCCTCCTCCGACATTGATGGAACTGCTGCTGCAAATGAGGGTAGTGAGCCCCTTCCAGATAGCAAGGAAGAGGTGGCGGTACCCGTCGACAAGCTTCCCTTGGAGTCAAAGCTGCAAGAGCGGCTAGAGCAGAAGGCGAAGATGCAACTGGCGAAGAAGATAAGGCTTCGTAGGAACCGACTTGTTCGCAAGCGAAAACTGAGAAAGAAAGGCAGATGGCCTCCATCAAAGATGAAGAAGCTAAAGAATGTTTGA